The genomic stretch ATTGCCCTTGTCTGTGGTGGGTAAGCCAACTGCAGAAGAGGTAAAGAAAGCAGGTGAGGAGCGAAGATCGGTTTCCTTTTCCGGAGTGATCAAAAGTTTTGTGACGCCGGTAGACTGGGACAACGATGGGGTGCTGGACCTGCTGGTCACTCATTTATACGGGGATAAGAAAACAAAGGATCCGGTTGTTTTTTTCCGGGGTGTTAAAACTACCCTTGGGCTCCGCTTTGAAGCTGCAAAACCCTTGTTTACCGTTCCGGATGTGTACAAAACCTTTCCCGGCTGCCAACCCAATATCACGGTGGTGGATTACAATAATGACGGCGTGAAGGACCTGGTCATCGGGCTTTCGCTGCCTACGGTGAACGGTTATGCCATTGATTCTATTGCGTCCTGGGGATACCTGAAAGATTTTGGTTTGCAGGCGCCGGGCAAAGATCCTGGTCGTATGACTGAATGGGAAGGAGGGCTTGAAAAGGTAATGAAAAAAATAGCCGACAAACCGGAGTACAAAGGGTACTTTCTTGGAAAGTTCACTGATTATAAATACCTGACCCTCCGGCATCGTGGGTATGTATACGTGATGTTGGGTAAAAAGAATCCACAGAAAGCGGTACCTGTAAAAGATGCTGTGGCCGAAGCGGTGCGTATTGACTAATGAATAACAGTAAAGAATGAAAGCGATTATTTTTTTTATGCTGCTATGGCCGGTTTGTGGCGCCCTGGCACATGAAGGTGGAACTGCTACGGGCAAGAACCCGTCCATAGCTGATACAACTGGTCTTGGCAGGCCGGCAGTTTTTTCCCTGACCAGCCCGGACGGTACAGTATACAACAGCGGGGATTTAAAAGGAAAAGTCCTGGTGCTTGATTTCTGGGCTACCTGGTGTGCGCCCTGCCGCAAGCTGACCCATGAAATGGACAGCCTGCTGACAGCTTATCATCAAAAGAAAGATTTTTTGATGATCGGGGTGGATTATCGGGAAACCAATACAGCCGCTGCTGCTGCCTACTGGAAAGAACAGGGGGTACCGGTTCCCGATGGCCGCTGATGCGGATGTATTCGGGAAATCCATCAAAGCCGGCAATCCTACTGTCCTGGTAATTGATAAAGCAGGCATGGTGCGGGGCAGATGGGATAAGTATGGACCGGAGACGGCCAGGGAAGTGAAGCGGGCGGTGGATGAACTTTTATGAAGGGAATGCTTACAATCATAAACAACAATGAAAATGAAATATACCATACTGATAGCAGCGCTTTTTTGCGGCGTTGCTGTATCTGCGCAGGAAAAGGAATCCGGACTGCAATTTGCTGCCCGGTATGCGCGACCCGGTATGACGTTCGGGAAAGAACCCTGGGAGAAGCAACTGAACAAACCGGTGCCTGCATTCCATTTTAATAAGGAACTGAACAGTACCGCTCTGAAGGGAAAAGTAGTGGTGCTTGATTTCTGGGCTACCTGGTGTATGGGTTGCCTGGTGGTATCTCATGGTATGGACTCGCTGCTGGTGAAGGAGACCGATGCATACCGGGATGTGCAGATCATTGGCGTGAATACCAAGGAAAAAATGGTGGACAAAGGTTATAATGCGCATGACTACTGGAAGAAGACCGGCAAAGGTTTTCCGATGGTGGACGGCCCGGCGGCAGACTCCTGCGGCGCATCGGTCAGCAATGGTTTTCCTACGGTGATGGTAGTGGATGATAAAGGTATTATCC from Candidatus Pseudobacter hemicellulosilyticus encodes the following:
- a CDS encoding TlpA disulfide reductase family protein, whose protein sequence is MKAIIFFMLLWPVCGALAHEGGTATGKNPSIADTTGLGRPAVFSLTSPDGTVYNSGDLKGKVLVLDFWATWCAPCRKLTHEMDSLLTAYHQKKDFLMIGVDYRETNTAAAAAYWKEQGVPVPDGR